In one window of Oryza sativa Japonica Group chromosome 9, ASM3414082v1 DNA:
- the LOC112936450 gene encoding ankyrin repeat-containing protein At2g01680, with translation MRPSQLPKAASLRAPAVPMAVVAGDRGQSRRFREDAAVEIPVVRRGMHRLLLAAACSGDCEGLSFLLSGDGNSVAHPTTMKPSEKFLKLIPVRNGSSPSDIEECTNVPSVAAESLLEGVTVDGNTALHVVATHGNGPSFLKCAKVIHGSARHLLFQPNNNGDTPLHCAVRAGNPQMVSQLVDLATEANGANVVKDLLRKENNSKETVLHQAVCIGDNLMVKLLLTYDSELARFPREGTSPLYLAILLEKNVIAQTLYDMSKRNILSYAGPNGQNALHAAVFRGKDMTERLLRWKNDLSEERDKYGSTPLHFAASVESSLHNRFSSKAIVSKVLEACPSSAFQPDNEESLPIHVAASAGVRSAIAILIEKWPGCASFRDSDGRTFLHIAVEKQRNDIVRFACKKVVLSSVLNMQDKEGNTALHLAVQLGNLSLVCSLLGNKRVLLNLTNKVGQTPLDVARRKIPTGIFYGWNLEETIHHALVRSGAKHGTIRWDQLQQKHIPPGTAEGDSNESQILSDSTQTLAIGSVLIATVTFGATFALPGGYRADDHINGGSPTLAGRYTFDAFIMATTLAFICSSIATLDLMYSGISMVNLPVRRNHFAVSIFFLTSSGTSLVAAFALGVYMVLAPVDAKTGIAICVLSPFTMLYRNKGRLQKLYALAGPLYIRMGLWALLSLTKDILSGVLKECWTLILIFGWAGYTTYCRHHR, from the exons ATGAGGCCTTCCCAGCTGCCAAAGGCTGCAAGCCTCCGTGCTCCTGCTGTGCCcatggcggtggtggccggagaCCGTGGCCAAAGCCGGCGGTTTAGGGAGGATGCAGCCGTGGAGATTCCGGTGGTCCGCCGCGGCATGCATCGGCTGCTTCTTGCAGCGGCGTGCTCCGGTGACTGTGAGGGTCTGAGCTTCCTTCTCAGCGGAGACGGCAACTCAGTAGCTCATCCAACTACCATGAAGCCTAGCGAGAAATTCCTTAAGCTCATACCAGTGCGCAACGGAAGTTCGCCTTCTGACATAGAGGAATGTACCAATGTTCCTTCCGTGGCTGCAGAGTCGTTGCTAGAGGGTGTTACCGTTGATGGGAACACCGCGCTTCATGTGGTGGCCACACATGGGAATGGCCCTAGTTTCCTCAAGTGTGCCAAAGTAATCCATGGTAGTGCAAGACACCTCCTCTTCCAACCAAACAACAATGGCGACACGCCCTTGCATTGCGCCGTAAGGGCCGGGAATCCCCAAATGGTTTCTCAGCTTGTTGATCTTGCAACTGAAGCTAATGGTGCCAATGTTGTGAAGGATCTCCTTAGGAAGGAGAATAATTCGAAGGAGACAGTACTGCACCAGGCTGTATGCATCGGCGATAATCTTATGGTCAAGCTGCTATTGACGTATGATTCAGAATTGGCTAGATTTCCTCGAGAAGGCACTTCACCACTGTATCTAGCCATCTTGCTGGAAAAGAATGTTATCGCTCAGACCCTATATGATATGAGTAAAAGAAACATTCTATCCTACGCTGGACCCAATGGACAAAATGCATTGCACGCTGCAGTTTTTCGAGGCAAAG ACATGACAGAAAGGCTGTTGAGATGGAAGAACGATCTTTCTGAAGAAAGGGATAAATACGGGAGTACACCTCTTCACTTTGCTGCATCAGTGGAATCGTCACTACACAATCGATTCAGTTCCAAAGCAATTGTCTCCAAAGTTCTTGAAGCTTGTCCTTCTTCAGCATTTCAACCAGACAATGAAGAGTCCCTACCAATCCATGTCGCTGCATCTGCAGGTGTCCGGAGCGCCATAGCAATCTTGATAGAAAAATGGCCAGGTTGTGCCTCATTTCGTGACTCTGATGGAAGAACATTCCTTCACATTGCTGTCGAGAAGCAGAGGAATGATATTGTTAGGTTTGCTTGCAAAAAAGTAGTTCTTTCATCTGTGTTGAACATGCAGGACAAAGAAGGCAACACTGCACTGCACCTAGCTGTCCAGCTTGGGAACCTGAGTTTAGTCTGCTCTTTGCTAGGTAACAAGCGGGTACTCTTAAATCTGACAAATAAGGTTGGGCAAACTCCACTGGATGtagcaagaagaaaaattccTACAGGGATTTTCTATGGATGG AACCTAGAAGAAACAATACATCATGCCCTGGTTCGTTCCGGTGCAAAGCATGGCACTATTCGATGGGATCAACTGCAACAAAAACACATACCCCCTGGGACGGCAGAGGGCGACAGCAACGAGTCCCAGATACTGAGTGACTcaacccaaaccctagccattGGCTCCGTCCTGATAGCAACGGTGACATTCGGCGCAACTTTCGCTCTACCAGGAGGCTATAGAGCTGATGACCACATCAATGGCGGCTCACCGACACTCGCGGGAAGGTACACGTTCGACGCATTCATCATGGCAACAACCTTAGCATTCATCTGCTCCTCGATTGCCACCCTTGATCTTATGTACTCCGGGATCTCCATGGTCAACCTGCCTGTCCGCCGCAACCACTTCGCcgtgtccatcttcttcctgACGAGCTCCGGGACCAGCTTGGTGGCTGCATTTGCACTGGGGGTGTACATGGTGCTGGCTCCGGTTGATGCCAAGACTGGCATTGCCATCTGCGTGCTCAGCCCCTTCACTATGCTGTACAGAAACAAGGGACGCCTTCAGAAGCTCTATGCACTCGCTGGACCGTTGTATATCAGAATGGGGCTTTGGGCGTTGCTGTCACTGACAAAAGATATTCTCTCTGGCGTGCTGAAGGAGTGTTGGACTCTGATACTAATCTTCGGCTGGGCTGGGTATACGACATATTGTCGACACCACCGATGA
- the LOC136351694 gene encoding ethylene-responsive transcription factor ABI4-like gives MRRLWRGMRKQRRRRGMRRRQRGMRRRQRGKWDTEAAAAAPWDAAAAAWEEPAAAPPHPAPPPLPVSSSKPTSAPRTIMRCLVDLLPSPLYLPRRLTILDIMAHRWSKPTAVASELLSPHPTLQPPPPPHPTSHAAAASHAAAAAFRAVAAASRAAAAASHPTPQPPSAVFAE, from the coding sequence ATGCGGCGGCTATGGCGTGGGATGcggaaacagcggcggcggcgtgggatgcggcggcggcagcgtgggatgcggcgacggcagcgtggGAAGTGGGatacggaggcggcggcggctgcaccatgggatgcggcggcggcagcgtgggaagagccggcggcggcgcctccgcaTCCCGCACCGCCTCCActccccgtctcctcctccaaGCCCACCTCCGCACCAAGAACGATCATGCGCTGCCTCGTCGacctcctcccctcgccgctCTACCTCCCGCGCCGCCTCACCATCTTGGATATCATGGCGCACCGGTGGTCGAAGCCCACCGCGGTGGCCTCCGAGCTCCTCTCCCCGCATCCCACGctgcagccgccaccgccgccgcatcccacttcccacgccgccgccgcatcccacgccgcagccgccgcattccgcgctgtcgccgccgcatcccgagccgccgccgccgcctcccatcccacgccgcagccgccgtcTGCCGTGTTCGCtgagtga